GCCAGCGGTCGCCATACATCGGCCGCACGTAGTCGAGCAGCTTGGGCACCGTCATCCAGCCGGGCAGGATGCGGTTCTCCGAGACGTAGCCGATCCGCCGCCAATGCTCCGGCCCGAGTTCGCGCGGGTCGGTATCGAGCACCGAGATCTCGCCCGCATCGCGCTCGATCAGGTTCATCGCGCATTTGATGGTCGTCGTCTTGCCCGCGCCATTCGGCCCGAGGAAAGCCGTGACCTTCCCCTGCGGGATCTCCAGATCGACACCGCGAAGCGCATCGGTTCTGCCGAAGTGTTTTTGCAGGCCGCGGATGGTGATCATGGGCGTTCAGCGTTCGGGTTCTTGGAGACGGCGGAGAAATTCCTGGAGTTCGGCAGCGGTGAGATGGAGGCCGCGGGCTTCTTCCAGAAAGCGCCGCGCGGAAGGCTCGAGCAGGCCGAGTCGCTGCTCGAGCGAAGGAAGACGGGGTGCTTGCACGACCATCCCGATCCCCGGCCGACTGATGAGGAAGCCGAGGTCCTTGAGTTGCTGGATGACCTTGAAGCCGGTGGTCGGTGAGATCTTCAGCTCCTGCGCCAAGGCTCGCACGGAGGGGAAGAGATCACCTTCGCGAAGCTCGCCATTCGCCAGCGCCCGATGGGCCGCTTTCACGATCTGATCGGAAACCGGTTCCCCGTCGCGAAGCTGGAAGGAAAACGGAAGCACCGCAGGTGTTTTTAGTGTTACACACTACATGTAACACCTGCAAGCGGATTCTTTTTCATGCTTCGCATCCGGACCGCCGCCCGTGCATCTTCCGCGCCGTGAACCCCGCCCTCGAAACGCTGCTACTGCCCTTCTCCCGCGGGGATCTCTCGATTCCCTCGCGAACGCTCTTCCTCGGGGCAGAGCCGCATCCGGATCTGAAGGCATGGCCCGCGCTGAGTGGCTGGCAGCCGCTCTTCCCGCTGGCGGAGGCATGGCGGAAGGCTGGCCTCCCCTTGATCGACGAACCCTCCGGCACTTGGCCACTCGTCCTCCTGTTGCCGGGGAAATCAAAGGACGAGACCTTCGCTTCCTTCGCAAAGGCCTACGACCTGCTGGAAGACGATGGCGTACTCGTGGTGGCCCTCCCGAATACAGGCGGCGCCTCCCGCTTCGAGAAGGAACTGGCCGAAGTGGCCGGGGAAATCGCTTCGATCTCCAAGAACAAGTGTCGTGCCTTCTACGCCACCAAGTCGGCGGATTGGGACCAGTCCCTGCTGGCCGGGTGGCGGGCCTTGGGGGAGCCCCGCGTGCTGGAAAGTACGGGATTCACCGTGGAAGCGGGGATCTTCAGCGCCGACCACGTGGACCCCGGCTCCGCTCTGCTCGCCGAACATCTGCCGTCCAACTTGAAAGGCACCGCTGCCGATCTGGGCGCAGGCTGGGGCTACCTCTCGCAGGCTTTGCTTGAAAAAAACCCGAAGCTGAAGGCGCTGCATCTCTTCGAGGCGGATGCACGGGCGCTCGCATGTGCAGAGAAGAACCTCACCGCCTCCGAAACACCGTTGGAATTCCATTGGGCGGATGTCGCTGCGGGGCTTCCCGGGAAGTACGAAGTGATCGTGATGAATCCCCCCTTCCACAGTGGCCAGCTCACCGACATCTCCTTGGGCCGTGCTTTCTTGCGCGTGGCAGCCGAATCATTGCGCACCGGCGGTCGGCTTTACCTCGTGGCAAATCGCCAGCTTCCTTATGAAGCGGAACTCGACTCCCTGGGCCTCGTCTGGAAGAAGCCGGTGGAGGACCAGACCTACAAGCTGCTCTTCGCCGAGAAGCGTCTCGGCACTTCGACGCCCGTTACCTTTCGCTAATCCATCGTTCCCATGAAGCTCGTCAAACTGCTCGCCAATCTCGGCTACGGCTCCCGCAGCCAGATCGACCGCCATCTGCGCCGCGGCGAGGTCACGGACATCCATGGCAAGGTGCTCGGCGAACGCGACTTCCCGCCGCACGACCAGATCCTCTTCAAGGGAGAACCGCTGGACCTTCCCGCGCCGCTCACGCTGATGTTCCACAAGCCCGACGGCTACACCTGCAGCACGGACGATCCGGGCGATACGATCTACGATTTGCTGCCCGTACGCTATGCCCTGCGGAACCCCATCCTGAGTCCGGTCGGACGCCTCGACAAGGATACCACGGGCTTGCTGCTGATGACCGATGACGGCAAACTGCTGCACCGCCTCATCAGCCCGAAACACCATGTCCCGAAGATCTATCGCGTGACCCTCGACCGCGTGATCGAGGGCCATGAGGAAGCCCTCTTCGCGAGCGGCGAACTCATCCTCCGCGGCGAGGACAAGCCCTTGTTGCCAGCCAAGCTGGAAGTCATTGGCGAGAAGGAAGCCTTCATCACCCTTGAAGAAGGCCGCTACCATCAGGTCCGCCGCATGTTCGCCGCCGCCGGAAATCACGTCGTCGCCCTAAAGCGCGTGAAAGTCGGAGGTCTCGCTCTGCCGGAAGATCTCGCCGAAGGAGAATGGAAAGTCCTCACCCCGGAGGAGATCGAGCTCGCGGGGAAGAAGAGCTAAGCTTCGCACTTCGCTTCCAAAGCCCCAATAGGGCGACAGGGAGATAGCCCAAGGTAAGCGCGCAACGCGCAACCCTGGATAGCCACGGCCGCTACGTGATTCCCTCTCCATTCTAGCCGACCCGGCAGTAGAAACCCATCCCCGCATGCGCCAAATTTCCCGGCGACATGCTTTCGACCCGCCCTTCCACTCCGCCCGGATTCCCTCACTTCGATGCTCAATGTGGGGAGTTCGATGTTCGATGTCCGCCCTCTCCCGCCTGTTATTTTTCCAGTTATAACAGGTGAAACAGGCTCGAAAATCACATCACCTCCCACACCGCCAGAAACTCGCTGGCCTGTCCCGGATCATTCAAAATCACCGCCCCTCCCTGCAGCGTTCCGCCACCAAGCGAGGAAACATCCCCCGCCCGATCCTTCCGCAGGATCTTCAATCGTCCCATCCGGTTCGGCGCGGATTTCTTCAAAAGTTCCAAGGCCACCCTGCCCATCGTCATCCGGACATTCAGCTCCACGACATGCTTCAAGGCCAGTGACCCGTCCCGCAGGCGATGGACCATCGCATCCACTCCCAGTGGCCCCACATATCCCGGCAACAGCTTCGCAAGCGCCGCCGGGATCTTCTCCTGATACCACTTCATCACCTTCGCCTCGCGGTGCAGGAATGCCGCGACCTCCGGATCAAGCATGCTGGCCCATTTCGGCGAGACACGGCTGCCCTGAAAACGGCCTGCGGCATCATTATCCATCACGGTCAGCCCGATCAATTCCACCTCTCCCTTCGCGCCCATCTCATAGAGCGCGGAGAAATCCGTCACGCGCTCCAACCATGGCTCGATGATCACGGACCCATGCGCCGCGATGGTGTTCTTCAACCAATTCCGCGTCGGCTCCTCCGGACTCTCGGAGTTGATCCGCTTGTGCCCGCGCCCGGCATGCGAGAAGGCCGCCTTCGCCAGAGCCTGTCCCGATTCCAAGCAGCGCTCCACCGCCGCAAGCGCCTCATCCACCGTCCGGCAAATCGTTCCACTCTCTTCGCCCAGGCCAAGCAACTCTTCCAGCCGGATCCCGATGACTTTCGAGAACCACTCCGCGGGCGAAGCCTCCCGCCAATGCCACGGCACACGCGGCGACATCTGTCCCGCAAATTCCTTCAGCAGGGCACTCGCATCCGGCGACCACGCCCACGGCCTCAGGCCACCAAGCTTGCGCTCGCGGAGGTCCGCTATGGTCACGAGCTCCGGGAGATCAAAGCCAGCACGCTTGAGCTCCGCGAGATGCTCGCGCGATGGGGGCTTGCGCAAGATCGCCACGTCATCCTTGCGGCACCAGCCGGTCACCAGCATCTCCAGATCCTGCTCCAGCGAGAGCTCATTCTTGGTCGGCTGATAGCGCCCCGACATCGCGTGCGACTCGGCATTCGGATTGAACCAATTCACCACCGGCGTGCGTCCCCGCGATTGGTCGCAGATCTCCAGGTGCCGGATGAAATCTTCGTCGATCCCCGCCAGCCTCCTGCCCTCCGCATTGAAGGGAGCCAGCCCTTTCGCCCGCGCCGGACTCAGCGGAAAGGAGAGCATCTTGCGATACGACTCCCAATCGCTACCTCCCTGCTCCTTCCAGCGCCGGAACCACTTCACGCCATGGCCGACATGGCCGATCTCATCCTGATAGATCTTCTCCAGCACCGCCGCGGTGGAGTTGTCACCCGCCTGACGGAAGAGCGAGGCATAGTGTTTCGAGAAATCCAGGTTCGCTTGCTCGAAGGTGAGATTCAGCCGCGTGACAAAGTCCATCGGCGTCTCCATCGGCGCGATGATCCGCCAGAAGTAATCGTTCACCGGCAGCTCGCCGAATTCGATGCCGCATTCCCGCATGCGCCGCACGTACATCAGCGTGTGCATCTGCTCCTCGCGCATCGCCTCATAGACTCCGGCGCGATATTCCTTCGGTGCATCCGGGAACTTGAGCAACACCAGCGCCATCAGCTCGGCGGCAAGAAGCTCGTGGTTCGCCAGGAAATGAAGCATCACCCCGCGCTCCCGGTCGTCATCGAGGCGATGGATCCCGGGAAAATCGACACGTACGCCTTTCGCATGGATGCGCAGCTCTTTGGGCCTGCCCGGCCTTTCCGGCGTTGCGATCGCAGCGCCAGGCGCATCATCCGAGATCGCCTTCGGAGCAAGCCGCAGCTTTTCCTCCAGCGTCTCCGCGAAGAGGATGCGTTCGGCGGCTTCGCGCATCTGCATGCCTTCGACCATGGAGAGTTCAGGCAGCAATGCGACTCTTCAAAGACGGGCCGAGGCCTTGATCTTCTCCGCCTTCAACTGCCCGCAGCCCGCAGCCACATCAATCCCGCGGCGCTGGCGGAAGGTGCAGGGGAAACCGGCATCCAGCAAGATGCGCTGGAATTCATATCCCGCCGCCTCGCCCGCCGGAGTTCCGGAGAAGCCACCAGTCGGATTGAGCGGGATCAGATTCACGTGCCCATCGATTCCCTCGAGCAGTGCCGCGAGCCGGCGCGCGGTATCGGGCGAATCATTCTTCCCGGCGATCAGGGTCCACTCGAAGAAGATCCGCTTTCCCGTGATCTCGCCGTATTTCCGGCATGCCGCGATGAGCTCCGCGAGCGACCACTTCTTGCTCGCGGGAACGAGCGCGGAGCGCTCCTCCTCCGTCGATCCGTGCAGGCTTACCGCAAGACGATAGGGCCTGCCCTCTTCCGCAAGCCGCATGATCCCGGGAACCACACCCACCGTGCTGATCGAAATCCGTGCGGGTCCGATCCCGATACCCCGAACGTTCGAAATGATATCAAGCGCCCGGATGACCGAGTCGTAATTATGCAGGGGTTCACCCATGCCCATCAGCACGAGATTCCGCAAGCGGCGGCCCGGCTGGGTAGCTTCCAGCACCCGGCGGGCATGCAGCACCTGCGCGACAATCTCGCCGGGACGCAGGTGGCGGGCAAAGCCCATCTGTCCGGTGGCGCAGAAGACACAGCCCATGGCACAGCCTGCCTGGCTGCTGACGCAGGCCGTATGGCGGCCATCATAGCCCATCAGCACTGTTTCCGTGGTCTGGCCATCGCGATGCCGCAGCAGGAACTTCCGCGTCAGACCATCGCTGCTGTGGGTCTCGTCCACTACCACCGGCGCATCGAGAAAGAAGGACTTGTCCTCGCCCACGTGGGCTTCCACCCAGCGCTTCAGCGGCGGCGAAAAATCCCGGGAGGCCAGATCAAGCGCCCCTTCCCGCTGCACCGCACGCCACAGCGCCTTCGCGTGGTGGGCATTGATCCCGCCGGCGGACAGCTCCGCCTCGATCTCACGCAGGGAGAGATCATGCAGCGATCTGGAGGCGGTGGCAGTCATCGGGACGGCCCCTCCATCGGCGGGCGGCGTGTCCGCTTCAAGTCTCATTTATGGAGGCGACGCTAACCGTTCTTTGTCAGGAAATGAAGCGCACTCGTCCCGACTTGGGTCCGAATCGTCACTTTCGATGAGCGGATTGAAGCAACAAAGAGATAGTTTCTTCATCAAGAGTTCACAATCCGGACCCAGTGTTCCGCTTGAACAGAGGTGGAATTTTGGAAAAATCCGGCCTTCAGTTCCGTTAAATCGCGCCGCCTCTTCTCCGGCTAAACCCGCCTCCTTCTTTCCCGTGAAGCCCTATCCACGTACTATCACCACCCTCGCAGCCGCTGCCGCCATTCTAAGCGCTCCGGCATGGGCACGCACTTGGACGGATACCCAAGGCCGGCAGATCGAGGCGACGCTGGTGGACTCGAACGACACGGAAGTCATCCTCCAGCTGGATTCGAACAATGAGATCTTCCGCTTGCCGCTGGCCAAGCTCTCCGCCGAGGACCTGAAATTCCTCGGCAAGAAAGCTCCGGCGGTCCCGGACAAGGGCGCCCCTGTTCCCCCCAAGAAGGAGCTTCCTCCGAAGCCGGGTCCGGCAGCACCCGCCGGCGAGCTCAATTTCAATGCTCCCTGGCCCCAAACCGTGAAATTCGACGCGGATCCGCAGATCCAGACGATCACCGAGGACAAGGAGACCAAGAAATTCATCTACGAAAGCTCGAACTACCGCTTCATCTGCAATGTCCGTCTTTCCCAGTCGGTGGTGAAGGGCTTCGCGGTAATGTTCGAATCCAGCTACAACTACTGCCGCGCCCTGCCGCTGGCGATTTCCGGCGGATCGAAGACCGATGGGAAATATCTGATCCTGCTTTTCGAAACGAAGGAGCAGTACGTGGAAGCGGGCGGACCACCCACCAGCGCGGGCGTTTACATGCCGGGCCGCAATACCGTGATGGTCCCTCTGACCAGCCTGGGCGTACGCCCCGTGGGCAGCAGCTACATGCTGGACCGCGACAAGGCGAACGGCACGCTGGTCCACGAAATCACTCACCAGCTCACTCCCGGACCCTACTACAGCCGCGGCGCGATGGGTTGGTTCAGCGAAGGCCTGGCAGAGTATGTCACCGCCACTCCCTACCGCTCCGGGGTTTTCAAGGTGAAGTCGAACTTCGACGACATCGTGGCCTACGCCACCGGCTACGGGAAGGATGACACCCGCGGCCGCGCGCTCGGCGAGAAGATCTCCGCACCGGCGCTGAAAGACTTCATGCTGATGAGCTACGGCAACTTCACGGGGCCGCGCGCAAACTTCAACTACGGCTTCGGCCTGATCCTTACGACCTACTTCCTGCACCTTGATGGCAATGGCGACGCCGCCCGCGCCAAGAAATTCCTGCAAGCCCTGCGCGCCGGAAAAAGTGGCCAGGAGGCCATCGATGTGTTGCTCGATGGCCGCAGTTACGAGGAAATGCAGGACGCCATCTCGAAGGCATGGAAGCGCAAGCGCGTGGAAATCGAGTGGGACGGCACCAGTTCCATGACCGACGAGGAAGAGTCGGACGAGTGATAGAGCTTCACGCGCTCCGCAAACCATACGAGCCCCGCAATCGCCAGCCCCACACAGGCCCAGCGGCGAAAGTGCGGCCACGCCCGGCTTTCGCTCCAACCCACGGTGAGGCTCCACGCGAGGAAAAGAACGAGGAGCTGACCGGCCTCCACGCCGAGGTTCGCGGAGATCAGCGTGGGAAGGAAACCTTCACCCGGACGGATCCACGCTGAAAGAGCCCCGGCGAAGCCCATCCCGTGGATCAGCCCGAAGGCGAAGACCAGCCAGAGGCGCCAGGTGCGCGCCTCCTTCACGAAGAGATTCTCCACCGCCAGGGCGGTGATGCTCAGCGCGATCATCGGCTCCACGATCCAGCGCGGGACCTCGACCCAGCCAAGTGCGGCGAGGCCCAGTGTAATGGTGTGCGCTGCGGTGAAAGCGAGGGATTGTTTGAGCAGCGCCTGCCAACGGCGCTGGAGCAGGAAAATTCCGAGCACGAAGAGGAGATGATCCAGCCCGCCCATCACATGCTTCACCCCGACGTGAAAGGCGACCGCAATCGGATTCTGTCCCTGCTCCACCACTACGGGTGCCGATGGTTCCACAGGCTTGGTGAAGAGCACCACTTCGCCACCGGGCGGCACCGTAAGGTAGGTGGATTCGCCTCCGGAAGGAGAAGGCATCTTCACCACCAGGTCCGGGTGATCCCCGCCTGCCATCGAGACCTTGACCGTTTCGATATTCCCCACCGGCTCGACGAGCGCATGGAAGTAGGCGCCATCATTGAGGAGCGATGGGAAATTCGCGGGATCGGCTTTGAAATCGGGAAAGGAGATCTTCCATTCCAAAGGACCCGTCTCCGAGCGGAAGCCGAGCGACTCCTGCAGGTATCTCTCGGCCTCTTGGCAGAGACGCTGTTGCTCTTCTCGCGGAAGCTTCACCAGCCAGTCCCGCGTCGGCTGTGGAGCGGCGACATCATTCCGGGTGGCCGGATCGGCATACCCCGCATCGAAAAGGATCTCCAGCTTCCAAGACCCCTGATCGGCCTGAAATTCGCCATAGAGTTGCTTCACCACATGCGCCGCCAGCGGCTGGACGCAAAAGAGAAACGAACAGAGCACCCAGAAGCTCGGCCACCGAAAAATGGACATTATTGGACACTTTATTGACCAATAAACGCTATTTTTGCCGATATTCATGCTAGATCTTGTTCTCCGGCTAGGTAATGAAATGAGCTTACCTTAACAGATGAAGCGCGTTCTCTTTCCCTCCTGCTTCGCGGTATGCCTCGCCACGGCATCCGTAGCTTCTCCTCTCGAACTTCGCTACGGGCAACCCGCCAAGGCATGGGAGAGCGACGCGCTGCCGGTCGGCAACGGACGGATCGGGGCGATGATCTTTGGAGACCCATCGAAAGAGCGGATTCAGTTCAACGACATCACCCTGTGGACCGGAGGCGAGAACCTGTCCGGAGGCTATGACGTGGAGGAATTCGGCAGCTATCAGAATTTCGGGGATCTCTTCATCGAGACCGATGGCGCGCCGCAATCCGCGACATCACGCACGATCAGCAGCCCGAGCGGGCAGAAGCCCTTCTACGATGCGGAGGGCGTGAGCGCCGCGGGCGATGGCAAGGCCGCCACGAAATGGTGTGTCGAACATGGAGGAAAGGAGGTCGTCTGGCAGGCAGATCTCGATGCCCCTGAAGCTATCGCACGCTACACTTTCACCGCGGGTCCGGATGTTGCCGAGCGCGATCCCGGAACCTGGCGCTTCGAGGGATCGATGGACGGAAAGGCATGGCTGACCCTTCATGAAATGAAGGACCAACCACCGATGGCACAGCGCGGCGAGTCGAAGGCCTTCGACTCGAAAAACAAGATCGCCTACCCGCACTACCGATTCGTCTTCAGCCCGACCAAGGTCCCGCATTTCCAACTCGGGGAGATCGCTTTGGGCGACACCGCAAACACGAGCGCCGCGCCGGAGGGCTACCAGCGGGTGCTCGACCTTGCGACCGGAGTTCACCGTGCCTCTTGGAAATCGGGGGGAGCCGAGATTGTGCGCGAGACCTTCGCGAGCCATCCGGACGACGTGATCGTGATTCATTACCGCTCCACTGGAAAGCTGGGCGGGAAAATCCGCCTGGCCGGAGCCCATGGCGAGACCACGAGTTCTGAAGGTGGACTTCTTTCTTTCTCGGATAGTCTTTCGAACAAGCTGCGTTATGCGGCTCAAGTGTCAGCTGTCACCGATGGCGGCACGATTATGGCGGAGGAGGGAGCCTTGCGCTTCAAGGACACGAATGTGCTGACCCTGGTGCTCTCCGCGGGGACCGACTATGCGATGGATCCGGCGAAGAAGTTCCGCTCCGGTATCGATCCGGTGAAATCCGTGGCCGGGAAAGCAAAGCTGGCGCTGGCACGCAAGTACGATGACCTTCGTAGCCGCCATCTTGCCGACTTCTCCCCGCTGATGGATCGTGTGGCACTCGATCTGGGCACCGGAAAGGATGAGGACACCAAGGCCCGGCTCGAAGCGTACAAGGGAGGCGCTGAAGACCCGGCCTTGGAAGCGCTGATGTTCCAGTATGGCCGCTACATGCTCATCTCATCCTCGCGTGATTCCTTGCCCGCCAATCTTCAGGGCCTCTGGAACGACAGCAACAAGCCCGCTTGGTTCGCAGATTACCATACGAACATCAATATCCAGATGAACTACTGGCAGGCGGAGCCGGCGAATCTGGCCGAGTGTGCGAAGCCCCTGCACGAATGGGTGACGGCGTCGGTTCCGGGAAGCCGCGAGGCCACGGTGAAGGCCTTTGGCGCGAAGACTCCCGGCTGGACCATGCGAACCTCCGTGAACCCCTTCGGCGGGAACGGCTGGGAGTGGAACCTGCCATCTTCCGCGTGGCTGGCGCGGCACTTTTGGGAGTCCTATGCCTTCACTGGCGACAAAGCCTTCCTTGAGAAGCAGGCATGGCCCATCTTTGAAGGCGTGTCCGAATTCTGGCTCGATCATCTAGTCGAGAAGGATAGAAAGCTGGTGGTACCGAAGGGATGGTCTCCGGAACACGGCCCGCGCGAAGACGGCGTGGCGCACGACCAGCAGATCGTGTGGGACCTCTTCACCTTCACGCTCGAAGCGGCGAAGGAGCTCAGGATCGACAACGCGCTGACCAAGAAGATCACTGCGGCTCGCGAGAAGCTGCTCGGCCCACAGATCGGATCATGGGGCCAACTCATGGAGTGGACGAGCGAACGGCCGGATCTTGAGAAGAGCGGCCATCGCCATACCTCGCATCTCTACGCGGTGTATCCGGGAAACCAGATCAGCCTGAGCAAGACGCCTGAGCTGGCGAAAGCTGCGGCGCTCTCCCTCGAAACGCGCGGGACCTCCGGGGACTCGCGCCGCTCCTGGACTTGGGCATGGCGCACGGCCCTGTGGGCACGACTGGGCAATGGCGACAAGGCGCAGGCCATGATCCGCGGCCTGCTCACACACAACACCCTCGATAATCTCTTCACCACGCACCCGCCCTTCCAGATCGATGGCAACCTCGGAATCACCGGCGGCATCTGCGAGATGCTCCTGCAATCCCACGCCGGCGAGGTCGCGATCCTGCCAACACTGCCGAAGGGCTGGCCGAACGGCTCGTTCAAGGGCCTGCGAGCGCGCGGGGGCTTCGAGGTGGATGCGGAGTGGAAGAACGGCACCCTCTCAACCACGAGCGTGAAATCGGCGCTTGGGAAGGAATTGGTTCTCCGCCTCCCAGGCAATCCGGCGAAAATCAAGCTGACACGCGACGATGGAAAATCTGCCGAACTCACGGCGAAAGAGGGCGTATTCCGCCTGCCAACCACCAAGGGTGGAGCATACCAGGTCACACTTCCGAACTGAACCTAGGTCCAAAGTCGGATTGACCCTACACGGCAAGGCGCGCTGACATGGAGCCCCATGAGCAGCTGCGCCAAGGCCGATGCTTCTTCCTCCCCCGCGCTTGAAAAGGCAGCATTGCTCGGCAGGGAGTTCTCCTTGGCATGGCTCAGGGCGGCGGGCGTCTCCGACCCCGAAGTAGCCGTCCTTTTTGACCAGGTCATCCTGATTCCGGCTGCTCAGCACGCATCCGCGAGGTTCGCGGATCCAAGCCTGCCGAGGAAGATCGTGAGAACCATCCCGTGGTCGCGGGCCCGGGATCACCACCTCGTGCTCGCGGAAGCCGCCAAACAACAGCGGCTAGCCGCAGAGGTGGTGGCAGAACATTTCGAAGCCGCGCATCGCTTCGATCTCGCCCGCGCCCAATGGATGAAGGCGGGTGAAACATCATGCCATGCCGGTGATTACAAAAAGGCACTGCGTCTCATCAGCCGGGCACTTGCCATCTGGCCTTGGGACGAGGCCGCGGATGATCGCGCGCGGGTACTGCGCGAGATGGCCCGCTGCGCCACCAATGCGCGCCTGACCGATGAGGCGCGAAAGGCATGGGAAGAACTGGCCGATCACGCTCGCGATACTGGCAAGCACGATTTGCGGGCTGATGCGCTTCATCAGCTCGCGATACTTTCTGCTGATCCCGTGCGCGCGGGCGAGTTGCTCGCGGAAGCCTCCAAGCTGGCCACACGCGAACTCGGCCCGGAGGAAGCCTTTCGGCATGGGCTCGCACACGTGGATTTGCTGGTGAACCGCGTGCGGGTGGCTGCGGCCAAGCTGGCTTTCGTGGCGGTGGAAGAAGCAGCGCTGAAGTCGAAGAACCCCGCACTACAGTCAGAAATGCTGGGATGGAAGGCCCTGATCGCCGCGATGGCGGGCGAAGCAGGAGACGCCACCCGATTCGTCGAGGAGGGGATGCAGATCGCCATCACCCACCAACTCCCGGAGCAGGTCGCTTTTGCTTACAAGCGCCGCGCGAACATCGCGGACTATGCCGGTCAATATTCGCTGGAGAAGCACTCGCACAACGTGGCGATCCGCTATTGCCGTGAGTCACAGACCGGCGAGGAAATCGTCTGCATGGGTTGCTTGTCCTATGCCTGCTTCCGTACCGGAGATTGGAAGGAGGCACTCGATACCGCGCGTGAAGTGCTGGGCCAGCCGGACCTTCATCCCGGATTGAGAGCCATTGCCGGCGGAGTCCGGGGAATGATTGCAGCGTTCCGTGGCGAAAAAGCCAGCGCCTTCAGGCATCTCGACGAGGCCATACGCCTCCAGAGGGCGGAAGGCATGGTCGGGATGGAATTCCTGACCCTTTGGGCGCTCGCCTACTGGCATGATTGCCAGGGAGAAGGCGCCAAGGCTTGTGCGATCTACGACGAGATCCGCACCCTGTGGCGGGAGTCGGACGATCTCCACGATTCCATTCCCGGGCTGCTATTTGCCGGCGCCCATTATGCGGATCACGGCCGTGCCGTGCAGCTTGCCGACTGCATCGATATTATCGGCGAGATTCTCAGGAAGAACGACCTGCCCGAAGCGCGCGCAACCTTGCTCGCCCTGGGCGCGGAGCAGGCAAGGCTCGAAGGGGATCACGAAGCTTGCGACAAAGCGCTGCGGGAAGCGGCGGCGCTCCAGATCAAAGCCGGGCTTCCTCTGGAACAACTCTGGATCGAGAGCCGCCACCCACGGGCAGAAGATCACAAGGGCGTGATCGCACTCGCCACCAAACTCGGCACAAAGCCACTGCTTGCCAGACTGAAGGGCGAGGACTGCGGCGATTCCGCTTCCGGACTCACCCCGCGCCAATGCGAGGTCCTTTCTTTTCTCGCCACCGGACTCACCAGCAAGGAAATCGGCGATCGCATGGGGCTCAGCACCCGCACGGTAGAAATGCACGTAAGCCGCATTTTCGAACGCCTCAACTGTCGCACGCGACCGGAAGCCGTGGCACTCGCCCAAGCGCGCGGGTGGATCAAGCTACCGTAGTTTGCGCGCGGGGATACCGTACTTCCGACATCTATTCCGCAGGCGGATTTCCGGCGAGGGTGCATGGACACCAACCCGCAAATCCATGTGCATCGCTTGTGATACCAAATTGAATCCCGAATCGCTCGACGAATTCGGAGACCGCTTCATCCGGATCCTCAATCATGGCGCGCTCGCCGTGATGATTTCCATCGGCCACCGTACGGGACTCTTCATCGCCATGCGGAAAACCGGACCAGCTACCAGTCGGCAGATCGCCGCCGAGGCAAAACTTAACGAACGATATGTGCGCGAGTGGCTGGGAGCGATGACCTGTG
This portion of the Luteolibacter luteus genome encodes:
- the rlmN gene encoding 23S rRNA (adenine(2503)-C(2))-methyltransferase RlmN; the protein is MTATASRSLHDLSLREIEAELSAGGINAHHAKALWRAVQREGALDLASRDFSPPLKRWVEAHVGEDKSFFLDAPVVVDETHSSDGLTRKFLLRHRDGQTTETVLMGYDGRHTACVSSQAGCAMGCVFCATGQMGFARHLRPGEIVAQVLHARRVLEATQPGRRLRNLVLMGMGEPLHNYDSVIRALDIISNVRGIGIGPARISISTVGVVPGIMRLAEEGRPYRLAVSLHGSTEEERSALVPASKKWSLAELIAACRKYGEITGKRIFFEWTLIAGKNDSPDTARRLAALLEGIDGHVNLIPLNPTGGFSGTPAGEAAGYEFQRILLDAGFPCTFRQRRGIDVAAGCGQLKAEKIKASARL
- a CDS encoding ATP-binding cassette domain-containing protein translates to MITIRGLQKHFGRTDALRGVDLEIPQGKVTAFLGPNGAGKTTTIKCAMNLIERDAGEISVLDTDPRELGPEHWRRIGYVSENRILPGWMTVPKLLDYVRPMYGDRWPGLREEDAGRLRAAFEDEAALPLARPADEGRAALLACLSPATGGPG
- a CDS encoding class I SAM-dependent methyltransferase, with protein sequence MNPALETLLLPFSRGDLSIPSRTLFLGAEPHPDLKAWPALSGWQPLFPLAEAWRKAGLPLIDEPSGTWPLVLLLPGKSKDETFASFAKAYDLLEDDGVLVVALPNTGGASRFEKELAEVAGEIASISKNKCRAFYATKSADWDQSLLAGWRALGEPRVLESTGFTVEAGIFSADHVDPGSALLAEHLPSNLKGTAADLGAGWGYLSQALLEKNPKLKALHLFEADARALACAEKNLTASETPLEFHWADVAAGLPGKYEVIVMNPPFHSGQLTDISLGRAFLRVAAESLRTGGRLYLVANRQLPYEAELDSLGLVWKKPVEDQTYKLLFAEKRLGTSTPVTFR
- a CDS encoding ferritin-like domain-containing protein; protein product: MVEGMQMREAAERILFAETLEEKLRLAPKAISDDAPGAAIATPERPGRPKELRIHAKGVRVDFPGIHRLDDDRERGVMLHFLANHELLAAELMALVLLKFPDAPKEYRAGVYEAMREEQMHTLMYVRRMRECGIEFGELPVNDYFWRIIAPMETPMDFVTRLNLTFEQANLDFSKHYASLFRQAGDNSTAAVLEKIYQDEIGHVGHGVKWFRRWKEQGGSDWESYRKMLSFPLSPARAKGLAPFNAEGRRLAGIDEDFIRHLEICDQSRGRTPVVNWFNPNAESHAMSGRYQPTKNELSLEQDLEMLVTGWCRKDDVAILRKPPSREHLAELKRAGFDLPELVTIADLRERKLGGLRPWAWSPDASALLKEFAGQMSPRVPWHWREASPAEWFSKVIGIRLEELLGLGEESGTICRTVDEALAAVERCLESGQALAKAAFSHAGRGHKRINSESPEEPTRNWLKNTIAAHGSVIIEPWLERVTDFSALYEMGAKGEVELIGLTVMDNDAAGRFQGSRVSPKWASMLDPEVAAFLHREAKVMKWYQEKIPAALAKLLPGYVGPLGVDAMVHRLRDGSLALKHVVELNVRMTMGRVALELLKKSAPNRMGRLKILRKDRAGDVSSLGGGTLQGGAVILNDPGQASEFLAVWEVM
- a CDS encoding pseudouridine synthase, which codes for MKLVKLLANLGYGSRSQIDRHLRRGEVTDIHGKVLGERDFPPHDQILFKGEPLDLPAPLTLMFHKPDGYTCSTDDPGDTIYDLLPVRYALRNPILSPVGRLDKDTTGLLLMTDDGKLLHRLISPKHHVPKIYRVTLDRVIEGHEEALFASGELILRGEDKPLLPAKLEVIGEKEAFITLEEGRYHQVRRMFAAAGNHVVALKRVKVGGLALPEDLAEGEWKVLTPEEIELAGKKS
- a CDS encoding GntR family transcriptional regulator; its protein translation is MLPFSFQLRDGEPVSDQIVKAAHRALANGELREGDLFPSVRALAQELKISPTTGFKVIQQLKDLGFLISRPGIGMVVQAPRLPSLEQRLGLLEPSARRFLEEARGLHLTAAELQEFLRRLQEPER